A genomic stretch from Longimicrobium terrae includes:
- the ytpR gene encoding YtpR family tRNA-binding protein: MNVSQLVLRHRIPTLPDDAEQIAAHLTEAGYEGVRIVPLAELLKPIVVARVEEVTQHPNADRLRICVVNDGGEQPLQIVTGAPNVRAGAYYPVVRTGVTLPNGTKIKRGKLRGEESQGMLGSADELELGTDHAGLMELQGEPAPGTPIVEVIPTPGVVFVMDGKDTLDDVIRKLGGEVPDPPAAAE, encoded by the coding sequence GTGAACGTCAGCCAGCTGGTTCTTCGCCATCGCATTCCCACGCTCCCGGACGACGCGGAGCAGATCGCGGCCCACCTGACGGAGGCGGGATATGAGGGTGTGCGCATCGTCCCGCTCGCCGAACTGCTGAAGCCGATCGTGGTGGCCCGGGTGGAAGAGGTGACGCAGCACCCCAACGCCGACCGCCTGCGCATCTGCGTGGTGAACGATGGCGGCGAGCAGCCGCTGCAGATCGTGACGGGCGCGCCCAATGTGCGGGCCGGCGCGTACTATCCCGTGGTGCGCACGGGGGTTACGCTGCCCAACGGGACGAAGATCAAGCGAGGCAAGCTGCGCGGCGAGGAGTCGCAGGGAATGCTGGGCTCGGCGGATGAGCTGGAGCTGGGCACCGACCACGCGGGGCTGATGGAACTGCAGGGCGAGCCCGCGCCCGGCACGCCGATCGTGGAGGTGATTCCCACGCCCGGTGTCGTATTCGTGATGGATGGCAAGGACACGCTGGACGACGTGATCCGCAAGCTGGGCGGCGAAGTCCCCGACCCGCCCGCCGCCGCGGAGTAA